The sequence TCGACAAGGCGATCGCCGAAATCGAGAAATCCGGCGAATAGCGCCGGGCCTGCTTCGACGCCGATCCTTGCTCCCCGGTGGGGTCGGCGACGGGGGCGGGGAAGGGGGCGGCCGATGCCGCTCCCTTTTTCATGCCGACAGCACGGACGGGAATGCGGTTTCGGGGCGGATTCCGGGCCTTCCCTTATCCGTCATCCCGGCGAAGGCCGGGGTCTCGCCGGTGCGGCAAACCGAAAGGGTGAGATCCCGGCCTTCGCCGGGATGACGTTTGAATAAAGGTCTGCAATCGGTCGGTTTCAGACCTTCCCCGCTTTCCGTTCGCATCGGGCGAAGTCGAGTCACCCATCGGCGCCAAGCCTGGCCCGAGGAGCATCTCGGCTTCGCTTGATGTGAACGGATTGACGAGACGGCAATGGCCACTTCCGGCCGAATGCTGTCATTATGTGAAATCATCGCCGCTGCCCCTTTCGTTCCTTTCGCTGCAATGCCACATTGGAGGCATGAGCCGAGACAAGCCCTGGCCCGACAGCATCCGCGCCGGCGAGTGCGAGCAGCACGAGCCGCTGGTGCGCCGCGTGCTCGCGCCCAACCCGTCGCCCTATACCTTCACCGGAACGCAGACGTGGATCGTCGGGGCGGGAAGCGACGTCGCGGTGATCGACCCCGGCCCGACGGGCAGCGGGATGAGCGCCGGCGATCCGCCTGACGCCAATGGCCAGGGGCATGTCGATGCGATCCTGCGCGCCGTCGAGGGCCAGCGCGTCGCGGCGATCCTGTGCACCCACACCCACCGCGATCATTCGCCCGCCGCGGCGCCGCTGAAGGCCGCCACCGGCGCGCCGATCGTCGGCTGCGCGCCGCTCGCGCTGTCGGACGACGGCCCGCGCGCCGATTCGGCGTTCGACCCCGATTATGCGCCCGACCGCGTGCTGGCCGACGGCGAGCGGATCGCGGGCGACGGCTGGACGATCGAGGCGGTCGCCACGCCGGGGCACACGTCGAACCATCTCTGCTTCGCGCTGGTCGAAACGGGCGCGCTGTTCACCGGCGATCATGTGATGGCCTGGTCGACCAGCGTGGTGAGCCCGCCCGACGGCGACATGGCCGCCTATATGGCGAGCCTATCGAAGCTTTATGAGCGAGGCGACCGCGTTTATTATCCTGCGCACGGCCCGGCGGTGACGAAACCCAAACAGCTTGTGCGCGGGATGCTTGGCCACCGCAAGCAGCGCGAACGGCAGATATTGCGGGAACTCGAAAGGGGCACGCGCGTGATCCCCGACATGGTGAAACATATGTACAAGGGGCTGGACCCGCGGCTGACCGGCGCCGCCGGCCGTTCGGTGCTCGCGCACCTCATCGACCTCGAAGCACGCGGCCGCGTCGCGCGCGAGGACGAGTGCTGGAGGCTCGTCGCATGAGCCGGGGATTGTTCGGCGCCGCGATCGTCGCGGTGCTGGCGCTCGCGCTCTTCTTCGGCTGGCGCGCGTGGACCGAGTGGCAGCGCGGTTACGATCCGCAGACGGTCGTTGCCGCGAGCCTCGAGGGGCTGAAGGAGCAGAATGTCCTTGTCCCCTTTACCGCGCGCTATGTCGCGGTGGTGACCTCGACGCAGAGCCGACTGGGGCTGAGCGCGAAGAAGACGCTCATCATGCCGGGGACCGTGCGCTACGAACTCGATCTCGGCCGCCTGGAGCAGTCCGACCTCGATTGGGACGATGCGACCAATGCGCTGACCGTGACGCTGCCGGCGCTGCGGCTTGCCGGGCCCGAAATCGATATCGACGCGATCAGCGAATATCGCGACGGCGAAATCCTGCTGACCCTGACCGATGCCGAAGCCTCGCTCGACGCCGCGAATCGCAAGGCGGCACAGGAGGAACTCATCCGGCAGGCACGCGGCGCAACACCGATGCGCCTTGCCGAAGGCGCGGCGCGCGCCGCGATCGAGCAAAGCTTTGCCATGCCACTGAAAGCCGCGGGTATCGACGCCACGGTTACTGCGCGTTTCGAGTAGGAATCAAGGGCGCCTCAACCCTGGCTTTTGCGGAACAGGGCCTCGGCCGCGGCTTTCTGGCTCGTCGCGGCGCGACGGTGCGCGCGGACACGTTCGATTTCGGTTTCCAGCGTAGCGATGCGCGCGTCCAGCTCGTCCAGCGACAGCGGATCGAGCGGCTGGCGAATGAGCGCGGCCAACACATCGTCGCGGCGGCGCGGAAGCTCGTCGTCGTCCATGGCCATCCTCCTGAAATGATGCGCGACTGTTGACCCCTGTCGCCGCACTGTCAATAAGGCGCGTCAGGGGTAGGGAACCGGGCCAGTGGGGGAATAAAGCGTGACCAGCCTGCCAGCAGACATGACCGCCGTTGCCATCAGCGCGCCGGGGGGACCGGAAATGTTGCGGC is a genomic window of Sphingopyxis sp. FD7 containing:
- a CDS encoding DUF1192 domain-containing protein, with the translated sequence MDDDELPRRRDDVLAALIRQPLDPLSLDELDARIATLETEIERVRAHRRAATSQKAAAEALFRKSQG
- a CDS encoding MBL fold metallo-hydrolase: MSRDKPWPDSIRAGECEQHEPLVRRVLAPNPSPYTFTGTQTWIVGAGSDVAVIDPGPTGSGMSAGDPPDANGQGHVDAILRAVEGQRVAAILCTHTHRDHSPAAAPLKAATGAPIVGCAPLALSDDGPRADSAFDPDYAPDRVLADGERIAGDGWTIEAVATPGHTSNHLCFALVETGALFTGDHVMAWSTSVVSPPDGDMAAYMASLSKLYERGDRVYYPAHGPAVTKPKQLVRGMLGHRKQRERQILRELERGTRVIPDMVKHMYKGLDPRLTGAAGRSVLAHLIDLEARGRVAREDECWRLVA
- a CDS encoding DUF4230 domain-containing protein yields the protein MSRGLFGAAIVAVLALALFFGWRAWTEWQRGYDPQTVVAASLEGLKEQNVLVPFTARYVAVVTSTQSRLGLSAKKTLIMPGTVRYELDLGRLEQSDLDWDDATNALTVTLPALRLAGPEIDIDAISEYRDGEILLTLTDAEASLDAANRKAAQEELIRQARGATPMRLAEGAARAAIEQSFAMPLKAAGIDATVTARFE